Sequence from the Aerococcus tenax genome:
GCTAAGAAACCTAGTAGAAGAGACGAGGGAAACTTTTGAAAAATATATTACTTATTTCAATAATTGTAATTAGTATTTTATTGATATTAGCAGTGATTATTTCCCCAGCCAAAACAAGTTCCAGTGCCAATATCACAGGCGCAATGGACCAAGGAATGAATGGAAAAAAGGCCCGCGGTTTTGACGCGGCCATGGATCGCATTATTAGCGTTCTAGGATTTGCCTTTATGATAATTGCTGTCGTGTTAGCAAAATTATCTTCCTAGTTTTAGGAAAGTGCTGGGCTTATCCCAGCTTTTTTTATAGAAAAATGTCAATCTTAGAAAGATCAGGGACCTCTATGCAAAAGCAAGAATCATTTTATTTTACCGGCGATAATGAAGTAGCTGTCCTCTTATTTCATGCTTATACAGGAACCACAGCTGATGTAAGAATGACAGGGCGGGCTTTGAATCGTGAAGGCTATACTGTCTATTGTCATAATTTAACCGGTCATGGCACTGGACGCGTAGAAGATATTTTAGCAGCAGATCCAAGTGATTGGATCGAGGATGCTCGCCAAGCTTTAGCCTTTATCAAAAGCCAAGGCTATGACAAGCTAGCGGTCTTTGGTTTGTCTTTGGGTGGTTCTATTGCCACCAAGTTATTTATTGAAGAAGAGAGTCAATTTATAGCAGCTGGCTCTTTCTGTACGCCTATTATGACTACAAACATTGAAGATACGAATGTAGGAAAGGCTTTTATGGCCATGGCTAGAAATGTCAAAGAAAAGGAAGGCTTTAGTGGAGAGGCTCTGGAAGCGGAATTAAAGGACATTGAAGCGGACCTCTCTCTTTCCCTAGAGAAGATCAATCGTTTTAACAATTCCATGCATAGCCAACTAGGGACAATCACTAAACCTTACTTCATCGCCGAAGCCGGTCAAGATGAACTTGTCGGTGATAATAGTGGTCGTCTGTTGAAAGAAGCTATGCCTAATGCTCAGGTGACCTTAGCCCATTTTGAAGATAGTGGCCATGTGATTACCGTTGGCAAAGCCCATCAAGCATTTGAACAAGCACTAATCGAATTTCTCAACCAGGTGGTGTAAAACATATATGAATATA
This genomic interval carries:
- the secG gene encoding preprotein translocase subunit SecG; its protein translation is MKNILLISIIVISILLILAVIISPAKTSSSANITGAMDQGMNGKKARGFDAAMDRIISVLGFAFMIIAVVLAKLSS
- a CDS encoding alpha/beta hydrolase, with protein sequence MQKQESFYFTGDNEVAVLLFHAYTGTTADVRMTGRALNREGYTVYCHNLTGHGTGRVEDILAADPSDWIEDARQALAFIKSQGYDKLAVFGLSLGGSIATKLFIEEESQFIAAGSFCTPIMTTNIEDTNVGKAFMAMARNVKEKEGFSGEALEAELKDIEADLSLSLEKINRFNNSMHSQLGTITKPYFIAEAGQDELVGDNSGRLLKEAMPNAQVTLAHFEDSGHVITVGKAHQAFEQALIEFLNQVV